One region of Palaemon carinicauda isolate YSFRI2023 chromosome 40, ASM3689809v2, whole genome shotgun sequence genomic DNA includes:
- the LOC137631784 gene encoding LOW QUALITY PROTEIN: 4-hydroxyphenylpyruvate dioxygenase-like (The sequence of the model RefSeq protein was modified relative to this genomic sequence to represent the inferred CDS: inserted 1 base in 1 codon), producing MTTYTDKGPKPDAGRFLSFDHITFWVGNAKQAASYYTTRLGFEPYAYKGLETGSRDVCYHVVKQNKIFFVFASALXPGNTEMGQHLVTHGDGVKDVAFSVEDLDGIMKMAKQRGAKIVREIWEEEDESGKVRFAMVQTYGDTTHTFVERGNYKGLFLPGFKKPLFPQDKILEKLPKPNLLFVDHIVGNQPDLQMENTAAWYEKHLMFHRFWSVDDSQMHTEYSALRSIVMTNYEETIKMPINEPAPGKRKSQIQEYVDYYGGAGVQHIALNTQDIISAIRQLRERGMEFLKVPDTYYSALREKLKTSPVKIIEDMDTLQQLNILVDYDDNGYLLQLFTKNMQDRPTLFLEVIQRHNHSGFGAGNFKALFEAIELDQAERGNL from the exons GCTGCCAGTTATTACACAACGCGTTTAGGCTTTGAGCCCTACGCCTACAAAGGCTTAGAGACGGGGTCCCGGGATGTCTGCTACCACGTAGTGAAGCAGAACAAG ATCTtttttgtgttcgcctcggccc ACCCAGGCAACACGGAGATGGGCCAACATTTAGTCACCCACGGCGATGGAGTAAAGGATGTTGCTTTCAGCGTCGAGGATTTGGATGGTATCATGAAA ATGGCTAAGCAAAGGGGAGCCAAGATTGTGAGAGAGATCTGGGAAGAAGAAGACGAGTCTGGCAAAGTCCGGTTTGCTATGGTTCAAACg TATGGTGATACAACGCACACTTTCGTAGAGAGAGGGAACTACAAAGGACTTTTCTTACCCGGCTTCAAGAAACCTCTGTTCCCACAGGACAAGATCTTAGAGAAACT CCCAAAGCCGAATCTGCTATTCGTCGACCATATTGTTGGAAACCAGCCAGACCTTCAAATGGAAAACACAGCTGCTTGGTACGAGAAACATTTGATGTTCCACAGATTTTGGTCTGTCGACGATTCCCAAATGCACACAGAGTACTCTGCCCTCCGCTCCATTGTCATGACCAACTATGAAGAAACGATCAAG ATGCCCATCAATGAACCTGCCCCAGGTAAGAGGAAGAGCCAGATTCAAGAATATGTGGACTACTATGGAGGAGCTGGGGTTCAGCACATTGCCTTGAATACTCAGGACATCATCTCTGCT ATCCGACAACTGCGTGAAAGAGGAATGGAATTTTTGAAGGTCCCTGATACTTACTATTCGGCATTGAGAGAAAAGTTGAAAACTTCGCCAGTTAAGATCATAGAGGATATGGACACCCTTCAGCAACTGAACATTCTTGTGGATTACGACGATAACGGATATCTCCTCCAGCTTTTCACTAAGAACATGCAAGACCGACCGACGCTCTTCTTGGAAGTTATCCAAAGGCACAACCACTCG ggTTTCGGAGCTGGCAACTTCAAAGCTCTGTTTGAGGCTATCGAATTGGATCAGGCAGAGAGAGGGAATCTTTGA